One genomic segment of Streptomyces sp. TLI_146 includes these proteins:
- a CDS encoding S9 family peptidase — MKFLFDDPAFDYQALRAAGYADFGGAQLGEVIAVASRIPGGDTDAWRREWTALAERVHGLATAALAQHRTLDARAALLRAHTYYRTAEFFLRDDPLHDPEAARLMRLSKETFAEAAGLMERPPEFVRIPYGDGSLPGYFYRADDSAGPRPTLIHHGGIDSTLEEGYFFIAAAAQARGYHVLCFEGPGQGSVLREQGLTFRPDWEEVVTPVVDFALAQPGVDPERVTLVGTSLGGLLAVRAAAFEHRLAGCVAHDAVWQLGDVVWLPPFVHEWVEQGCDDFANPVMYGIAVQQTFTRWLLRQAMWTFGAQSPSELLRRMPAFGLADVVGQVRCPVLVLDAEEDMFFAGLEHAKKVYTGLNGPKTLHVFTADEGGGAHCHSGSMTLFHDRVFSWLAETSPAGAPESQPAPSV, encoded by the coding sequence ATGAAGTTCCTCTTCGACGACCCCGCCTTCGACTACCAGGCCCTACGGGCGGCCGGCTACGCCGACTTCGGCGGAGCCCAGCTCGGCGAGGTCATCGCCGTCGCCTCGCGCATCCCCGGCGGCGACACGGACGCCTGGCGGCGCGAGTGGACCGCGCTGGCCGAGCGCGTCCACGGCCTCGCCACCGCCGCGCTCGCCCAGCACCGCACCCTCGACGCCCGCGCGGCACTGCTGCGGGCCCACACGTACTACCGCACCGCCGAGTTCTTCCTGCGCGACGACCCGCTGCACGACCCCGAGGCGGCGCGGCTGATGCGGCTCTCCAAGGAGACCTTCGCCGAGGCGGCCGGGCTCATGGAGCGCCCGCCGGAGTTCGTCCGCATCCCGTACGGGGACGGCTCGCTGCCCGGCTACTTCTACCGCGCCGACGACTCCGCCGGGCCGCGCCCGACCCTGATCCACCACGGCGGCATCGACTCCACGCTCGAAGAGGGCTACTTCTTCATCGCGGCCGCCGCCCAGGCGCGCGGTTACCACGTCCTCTGCTTCGAGGGGCCCGGGCAGGGCTCGGTCCTGCGCGAGCAGGGGCTCACCTTCCGGCCGGACTGGGAGGAGGTGGTCACGCCCGTGGTCGACTTCGCCCTGGCCCAGCCGGGGGTGGACCCCGAGCGCGTCACCCTGGTGGGGACCAGCCTCGGGGGGCTGCTCGCCGTCCGGGCCGCCGCGTTCGAGCACCGGCTCGCCGGGTGCGTCGCCCATGACGCGGTCTGGCAGCTCGGGGACGTGGTGTGGCTGCCGCCGTTCGTCCACGAGTGGGTGGAGCAGGGCTGCGACGACTTCGCCAACCCGGTGATGTACGGGATCGCGGTCCAGCAGACCTTCACGCGCTGGCTGCTGCGGCAGGCGATGTGGACGTTCGGGGCCCAGAGCCCCTCCGAACTGCTGCGCCGGATGCCCGCGTTCGGCCTCGCGGACGTGGTCGGGCAGGTGCGCTGTCCGGTCCTGGTGCTCGACGCCGAGGAGGACATGTTCTTCGCCGGTCTGGAACACGCGAAGAAGGTGTACACGGGCCTCAACGGACCCAAGACCCTGCACGTCTTCACCGCCGACGAGGGCGGGGGAGCCCACTGCCACTCCGGCTCCATGACCCTCTTCCACGACCGGGTCTTCTCCTGGCTCGCCGAGACCTCGCCGGCCGGGGCCCCGGAGTCCCAACCGGCGCCGTCCGTCTGA
- a CDS encoding TetR/AcrR family transcriptional regulator has protein sequence MPPPVPPEAEGAAPAGLRPVPATGDGHAPAPPARRPARGGRQRDPAADRAILESTLGLLGEGCSFSALSMDLVAQRAGVARATIYRRWRNKEELVLAALSSLDVPVTPSDGLPLRERLVDLVDQIRHRGQDTNLHRLLAGLLGEAVHRPQLVEAYEGTAVAARRDAMRQVLRDGLDSGELRPGLDVDQAIELLTGPMLARLILRQRPVESAAFAEAIVDTFLDGTRSNPGPR, from the coding sequence ATGCCACCACCCGTTCCACCGGAGGCCGAGGGCGCCGCGCCCGCCGGCCTCCGGCCCGTCCCCGCGACCGGGGACGGGCACGCCCCCGCGCCGCCCGCGCGGCGCCCCGCCCGCGGCGGGCGCCAGCGCGACCCCGCGGCCGACCGGGCGATCCTGGAGAGCACCCTCGGCCTGCTGGGCGAGGGGTGCAGCTTCAGCGCGCTGTCGATGGACCTGGTGGCCCAGCGGGCCGGGGTCGCCCGCGCCACCATCTACCGCCGCTGGCGCAACAAGGAAGAGCTGGTGCTCGCGGCCCTGAGCAGCCTCGACGTTCCCGTCACCCCCTCGGACGGACTGCCCCTGCGGGAGCGTCTGGTGGACCTGGTCGACCAGATCCGCCACCGCGGCCAGGACACCAATCTGCACCGCCTGCTGGCCGGCCTCCTCGGCGAGGCGGTGCACCGGCCGCAGCTGGTCGAGGCGTATGAGGGCACCGCGGTCGCCGCACGGAGGGACGCCATGCGGCAGGTGCTGCGCGACGGGCTGGACAGCGGAGAGCTGCGCCCCGGCCTCGACGTCGACCAGGCCATCGAACTGCTGACCGGCCCGATGCTCGCGCGGCTGATCCTGCGCCAGCGGCCGGTGGAGTCCGCCGCGTTCGCCGAGGCGATCGTGGACACCTTCCTCGACGGCACCCGGAGCAACCCCGGACCCCGGTAG
- a CDS encoding DHA2 family efflux MFS transporter permease subunit encodes MTTQLEPRKAEQDQAAAHRWWVLGVLVVTLLLVVLDTSILNVALKTLAEPAPQGLGASSGALQWSVDSYTLVFAALLFSTGVLADRWGRKRTLVTGLVVFGGCSLWSAYAGSAGELIAARAGLGVGGALVMPATLAIIMNVFPPAEHAKAVGIWAGAAGLAVAVGPITGGALLEHFWWGSVFLINIPIVVVGTVAALVVVPESRDPGRGGFDPLGVALSVAGLTLLVYGVIQGGESDDWAAGRVWGTMLGGLVVLAVFVGWERRAERPALDIALFRVPRFSAAVTVIGLVFFALLGATFFLVFYLQSVRGWTPLQAGYCLLPLAVAQLAFSPPATLAAKRVGVRPVCTAGMLLTTLAFVTVATVDEHTSLWLLESVFFVLGVGIACVMPPATAAVMSALPRQRAGTGSAVNTTFRQVGGALGVAVLGSVLSTAYRSRMSDHLGAVPHQLRDKAGESVQSSLAAADALGPRGASLAGHAVDSFVSAMHVTALVAAGVTFLGALVSLLLLPARTPDEHAGADEPTRVHHSSEV; translated from the coding sequence GTGACCACTCAGCTCGAACCCCGCAAGGCCGAGCAGGACCAGGCCGCCGCCCACCGCTGGTGGGTACTGGGCGTACTCGTCGTCACCCTCCTGCTCGTGGTCCTCGACACATCGATCCTCAACGTCGCGCTCAAGACGCTCGCCGAGCCCGCACCCCAGGGCCTGGGCGCCTCCTCCGGCGCACTCCAGTGGTCGGTGGACTCGTACACGCTCGTCTTCGCGGCCCTCCTGTTCAGCACCGGAGTGCTGGCCGACCGCTGGGGGCGCAAACGCACGCTGGTGACCGGGCTCGTCGTCTTCGGCGGCTGCTCGCTGTGGTCCGCGTACGCGGGCAGCGCGGGCGAACTCATCGCCGCCCGCGCCGGACTCGGCGTCGGCGGCGCCCTGGTGATGCCCGCGACGCTGGCGATCATCATGAACGTCTTCCCGCCCGCCGAACACGCCAAGGCCGTGGGCATCTGGGCGGGCGCGGCCGGTCTGGCGGTCGCCGTCGGACCCATCACCGGCGGCGCGCTCCTGGAGCACTTCTGGTGGGGCTCGGTCTTCCTCATCAACATCCCGATCGTCGTGGTCGGCACCGTCGCCGCGCTGGTCGTCGTGCCGGAGTCCAGGGACCCCGGGCGCGGCGGCTTCGACCCGCTGGGCGTGGCCCTGTCCGTGGCGGGTCTGACCCTGCTCGTGTACGGGGTGATCCAGGGCGGCGAGTCGGACGACTGGGCGGCGGGGCGGGTGTGGGGGACGATGCTCGGCGGGCTCGTCGTGCTGGCGGTCTTCGTCGGCTGGGAGCGGCGGGCCGAGCGCCCGGCCCTCGACATCGCGCTGTTCCGCGTCCCGCGCTTCTCGGCCGCCGTGACCGTGATCGGCCTGGTGTTCTTCGCGCTGCTGGGCGCCACCTTCTTCCTGGTCTTCTATCTGCAGAGCGTGCGCGGCTGGACGCCCCTGCAGGCCGGGTACTGCCTGCTGCCGCTGGCCGTGGCCCAGTTGGCGTTCTCGCCGCCCGCCACGCTCGCGGCCAAGCGCGTCGGGGTGCGCCCGGTGTGCACCGCCGGGATGCTGCTGACCACGCTGGCGTTCGTCACCGTGGCCACCGTCGACGAGCACACCTCGCTGTGGCTGCTCGAATCCGTCTTCTTCGTCCTGGGCGTGGGCATCGCCTGTGTGATGCCGCCCGCCACGGCCGCCGTCATGTCGGCCCTGCCCCGGCAGCGCGCGGGCACCGGATCGGCCGTCAACACCACCTTCCGCCAGGTGGGCGGGGCGCTCGGCGTCGCCGTCCTCGGCTCGGTGCTCTCCACCGCGTACCGCTCGCGGATGTCGGACCACCTGGGAGCCGTGCCGCACCAACTGCGCGACAAGGCAGGGGAGTCCGTGCAGAGCAGCCTCGCCGCGGCCGACGCGCTCGGCCCGCGCGGCGCCTCCCTCGCGGGCCACGCCGTCGACTCGTTCGTCTCCGCGATGCACGTCACCGCACTGGTCGCCGCCGGGGTCACCTTCCTCGGCGCCCTGGTCAGCCTGCTCCTGCTGCCCGCCCGTACCCCGGACGAGCACGCCGGGGCGGACGAGCCCACCCGGGTCCACCACTCCTCGGAGGTCTGA
- a CDS encoding fatty acyl-AMP ligase — translation MHQTLTEAVRAGAEQHPERPAFVYLHEDGRTMRPEELTYAELDRRARLIATRLRQESLGDPTRPVLLLYPPTLDFVTAFLGCFYAGRTAIPAPLPDEPGERLARVSGILRDASVGAVLTLPEHRQGLAAWLAASGEQDVVCLAPEDDGEDPSLWFPPQVRADDIAFLQYSSGSTSQPKGVMVTHANLAANQEAIHHAMLTTPGVVTGSWLPLYHDMGLIGMTLHPLWMGGTSVQMSPISFIKQPHRWLRMIHDYRVEGTASPDFGYELCARRTTDEQAEGLDLSSLRVALNGAEPVRAATIRTFTARFAAQGLRPEALFPCYGLAENTLLASAGDTTAPHVELSVDAHLLEQHELRPARPDRTSRTLVGCGAPAGSEVLVVDPMTRQALADGQVGEIWLRGPSVARGYWNRPEATEEIFRAETADGRSGYLRTGDLGGLVGGELFVTGRIKEMLIHHGRNLYPQDIEQAVQDSGPALRRGGGAVFTVGDEEGERSHVVVVQEVRPDPQGEHDLPALAASVQTVLSRRFQLPAASVVLVRPGAVRKTTSGKTQRTLMRRLFLDGALSVLHQRLERPVAELVARPAETPEHSAPLAAPGR, via the coding sequence ATGCACCAGACGTTGACCGAGGCCGTACGCGCCGGAGCCGAGCAGCACCCCGAGCGGCCCGCGTTCGTGTACCTGCACGAGGACGGCCGGACCATGCGGCCCGAGGAGCTCACCTACGCCGAACTGGACCGCCGCGCCCGGCTGATCGCCACCCGGCTGCGCCAGGAGTCGCTGGGCGACCCGACCCGCCCGGTACTGCTGCTCTATCCGCCCACGCTCGACTTCGTCACCGCGTTCCTCGGCTGCTTCTACGCCGGGCGCACGGCCATCCCGGCGCCGCTGCCGGACGAGCCGGGCGAGCGCCTGGCCCGGGTCAGCGGCATCCTGCGGGACGCCTCGGTGGGCGCGGTCCTGACGCTGCCCGAGCACCGCCAGGGGCTCGCCGCCTGGCTGGCCGCCTCCGGGGAGCAGGACGTGGTGTGCCTCGCGCCCGAGGACGACGGCGAGGACCCCTCGCTGTGGTTCCCGCCGCAGGTACGCGCAGACGACATCGCCTTCCTCCAGTACAGCTCGGGCTCCACCAGCCAGCCCAAGGGCGTCATGGTCACGCACGCCAACCTGGCCGCCAACCAGGAGGCCATCCACCACGCCATGCTCACCACGCCGGGCGTCGTCACCGGCAGCTGGCTGCCGCTCTACCACGACATGGGCCTCATCGGGATGACGCTGCACCCGCTGTGGATGGGCGGCACCAGCGTCCAGATGTCGCCGATCTCCTTCATCAAGCAGCCGCACCGCTGGCTGCGGATGATCCACGACTACCGCGTCGAGGGCACCGCCTCGCCCGACTTCGGGTACGAGCTGTGCGCCCGCCGCACCACCGACGAGCAGGCCGAGGGGCTCGACCTGTCCAGTCTGCGGGTGGCGCTCAACGGCGCCGAGCCGGTGCGCGCCGCCACCATCCGCACCTTCACCGCGCGCTTCGCCGCCCAGGGGCTGCGCCCCGAGGCGCTGTTCCCCTGCTACGGGCTGGCCGAGAACACCCTGCTGGCCTCCGCCGGGGACACCACCGCCCCGCACGTCGAACTCAGCGTGGACGCGCATCTGCTGGAGCAGCACGAGCTGCGGCCCGCCCGCCCCGACCGCACCTCCAGGACGCTGGTGGGCTGCGGCGCGCCGGCCGGGAGCGAGGTGCTGGTGGTCGACCCCATGACGCGCCAGGCGCTGGCGGACGGCCAGGTCGGCGAGATCTGGCTGCGCGGCCCGTCCGTGGCGCGCGGCTACTGGAACCGCCCCGAGGCCACCGAGGAGATCTTCCGCGCCGAGACCGCCGACGGCCGCTCCGGCTATCTGCGCACCGGCGACCTCGGCGGCCTTGTCGGCGGGGAGCTGTTCGTCACCGGCCGCATCAAGGAGATGCTCATCCACCACGGCCGCAACCTCTACCCGCAGGACATCGAGCAGGCCGTGCAGGACTCGGGGCCCGCCCTGCGGCGCGGCGGCGGGGCGGTGTTCACCGTCGGCGACGAGGAGGGAGAGCGCTCGCACGTCGTGGTGGTGCAGGAGGTCCGCCCCGACCCACAGGGCGAGCACGACCTGCCCGCCCTCGCGGCCTCCGTCCAGACGGTCCTCAGCCGCCGGTTCCAGCTCCCCGCCGCCAGTGTGGTCCTGGTGCGCCCCGGCGCGGTCCGCAAGACCACCAGCGGCAAGACCCAGCGCACCCTGATGCGCCGGCTGTTCCTCGACGGCGCCCTGTCCGTACTCCACCAGCGCCTGGAACGGCCGGTCGCGGAGCTCGTCGCCCGCCCGGCCGAGACCCCCGAGCACTCCGCTCCGCTGGCCGCCCCCGGCCGCTGA
- a CDS encoding acyl carrier protein — translation MSIAPDTRTAIRPQTPVLAPADLEKWLIDRVAFHLHRPAREIDPTTPLADYGIDSVAAIGICGEIEERHLLAVPPTLAYDFPTVRAIAGHLAELLAVGETGGAS, via the coding sequence ATGTCCATCGCCCCCGACACCCGCACCGCGATCCGCCCGCAGACCCCGGTCCTCGCCCCCGCGGACCTGGAGAAGTGGCTCATCGACCGGGTGGCCTTCCATCTGCACCGGCCCGCCCGGGAGATAGACCCGACGACCCCGCTCGCCGACTACGGCATCGACTCGGTGGCCGCCATCGGCATCTGCGGCGAGATAGAGGAGCGCCATCTGCTGGCGGTCCCGCCGACCCTCGCGTACGACTTCCCGACGGTACGTGCCATCGCCGGGCACCTGGCCGAGCTGCTCGCCGTGGGGGAAACCGGGGGCGCCTCATGA
- a CDS encoding type I polyketide synthase, which yields MSAPEPVAVVGLDCRFPGARDAGEFWNLLMEGRDGTRRVPEERWEADRYMLADPAAPGEARPPGRSNTVRGGFIDDPDAFDPAFFGISPREAAAMDPQQRLLLQCSWRAIEDAAVAPEDLAGTDTGVFVGVMANEWAHLQLADYDGITARHGSGNGYFMGANRVSYHLDLKGPSLAVDTACSSSLVALHLASGALRAGDCDYALAGGTNLIMTPVLNIFYTQAGLSAPDGRCKPFSASADGIGRAEGVAVLVLRRLADALADRQPVYAVLRGTGVNQDGRSNGITAPNRWAQQQLIERVWRSAEVGADDIGFIEAHGTGTLLGDMMEAQALGHLTSGRSGGSVALGSVKSNFGHAEGAAGIAGVVKTVLALHHRTVPPSRFADDENPKLQLPDRRLSLLRSPMRLPSGTVHAAVSSFGMGGTNAHAVLSSPPRAVHRSGERVPGVFTVSARSARQLRPNLLAQADALARLPEDRLAQLCWTSNRVKSRLPHRVAVAAGDLASVVAGLRKAAERTHDEEGGVPRTAPTVAFAFTGQGAQHPGMAASWYASSPVYARLFDEIDEHLAGHLGLSVRDAVLAGDAGVHRTGLAQPALFAVEYAMAGALIDAGIRPAAVIGHSIGEFAAACAAGVLEAADAARLVARRGALMEALPDGGGMLAVPLPEAEVAALLTDPARLCVAAVNGPRSTVVAGGLDELALLRTALADRGVNARPLTVSHAFHSPLMRPAVEPFRHEGADVAAGAPSVPVFSTVYGRVMGGEERMDADYWAEQITAPVRFADAAAELFSSGVTHIVEIGPRAVLTPMLARLRPADADPVSCLAAHPGDRAPRHPLHHLLGQLWSAGADPTWDSLYPDADRVPRRLPPYVFDDSFRAWRSATAPEPAAPHLPAVQAAAARGPMADRADTCPPTPDGGSPHGVSEVTRRLVCRVGGHDPSAVRDRSRLAEDLGFDSIQVMELKTRIENELPELGSLPVDELLASLETVGDLARYLGERLLVPTAPTAPSAPEGPRT from the coding sequence ATGAGCGCACCCGAACCGGTCGCGGTCGTCGGGCTCGACTGCCGCTTCCCCGGGGCCCGGGACGCAGGCGAGTTCTGGAATCTCCTGATGGAGGGCCGGGACGGCACCCGGCGCGTCCCCGAGGAGCGCTGGGAGGCGGACCGCTACATGCTCGCCGACCCGGCCGCACCGGGCGAGGCCCGGCCGCCCGGCCGCTCCAACACCGTGCGCGGCGGTTTCATCGACGACCCGGACGCCTTCGACCCCGCCTTCTTCGGGATCTCGCCGCGCGAGGCGGCCGCCATGGACCCCCAGCAGCGGCTGCTGCTCCAGTGCTCCTGGCGCGCCATCGAAGACGCGGCGGTGGCCCCCGAGGACCTGGCCGGCACCGACACGGGCGTGTTCGTGGGGGTGATGGCCAACGAGTGGGCCCACCTCCAACTGGCCGACTACGACGGGATCACCGCCCGGCACGGCTCCGGCAACGGCTACTTCATGGGCGCCAACCGCGTCTCGTACCACCTGGACCTCAAGGGTCCCAGCCTGGCCGTGGACACGGCCTGCTCGTCCTCGCTGGTCGCCCTGCACCTCGCCTCCGGCGCGCTGCGCGCGGGCGACTGCGACTACGCGTTGGCCGGGGGCACCAACCTGATCATGACGCCCGTCCTCAACATCTTCTACACCCAGGCGGGCCTGTCCGCGCCCGACGGCCGCTGCAAGCCGTTCAGCGCCTCGGCCGACGGCATCGGGCGCGCCGAGGGCGTCGCCGTACTCGTGCTGCGCCGGCTCGCCGACGCGCTCGCCGACCGCCAGCCCGTCTACGCGGTGCTGCGCGGCACCGGCGTCAACCAGGACGGCCGCAGCAACGGCATCACCGCGCCCAACCGCTGGGCCCAGCAGCAGCTGATCGAGCGGGTCTGGCGCTCGGCCGAGGTCGGCGCCGACGACATCGGGTTCATCGAGGCGCACGGCACCGGCACCCTCCTCGGCGACATGATGGAGGCCCAGGCGCTCGGCCACCTCACCAGCGGCCGCAGCGGCGGCAGCGTCGCGCTCGGCTCGGTCAAGAGCAACTTCGGGCACGCCGAGGGCGCCGCCGGGATCGCCGGGGTCGTCAAGACGGTCCTGGCGCTGCACCACCGCACGGTGCCGCCCAGCCGTTTCGCCGACGACGAGAACCCCAAGCTCCAACTGCCCGACCGGCGCCTGTCGTTGCTCAGGTCCCCGATGCGGTTGCCGTCCGGCACCGTGCACGCCGCCGTCAGCAGCTTCGGCATGGGCGGCACCAACGCGCACGCCGTGCTCTCCTCCCCGCCGCGCGCGGTCCACCGCTCCGGCGAGCGGGTCCCGGGGGTGTTCACCGTCTCCGCCCGCTCCGCGCGCCAGCTGCGCCCCAATCTGCTGGCCCAGGCCGACGCGCTGGCCCGGCTGCCCGAGGACCGGCTCGCCCAGCTGTGCTGGACCAGCAACCGCGTCAAGTCCCGGCTGCCGCACCGCGTCGCCGTCGCCGCGGGCGATCTGGCGTCCGTGGTGGCCGGGCTGCGCAAGGCCGCCGAGCGCACCCACGACGAGGAGGGCGGGGTGCCGCGCACGGCGCCCACGGTGGCGTTCGCGTTCACCGGACAGGGCGCCCAGCACCCCGGCATGGCCGCCTCCTGGTACGCCTCCTCCCCCGTCTACGCCCGCCTCTTCGACGAGATCGACGAGCATCTGGCCGGCCACCTCGGCCTCTCGGTGCGCGACGCGGTCCTGGCGGGCGATGCGGGGGTGCACCGCACGGGCCTCGCCCAGCCCGCGCTCTTCGCGGTCGAGTACGCGATGGCGGGCGCCCTGATCGACGCCGGGATCCGGCCCGCCGCCGTCATCGGCCACAGCATCGGCGAGTTCGCCGCCGCGTGCGCGGCCGGCGTGCTCGAAGCGGCCGACGCGGCCCGCCTGGTCGCCCGCCGGGGCGCGCTCATGGAGGCGCTCCCGGACGGCGGCGGCATGCTCGCCGTACCGCTGCCCGAGGCGGAGGTGGCGGCGCTGCTCACCGATCCCGCGCGGCTGTGCGTCGCGGCCGTCAACGGTCCGCGCAGCACCGTGGTCGCCGGTGGTCTCGACGAACTCGCCCTGCTGCGCACCGCGTTGGCCGACCGGGGCGTCAACGCCCGCCCGCTGACCGTCTCGCACGCCTTCCACTCCCCGCTGATGCGGCCCGCCGTCGAGCCGTTCCGGCACGAGGGCGCGGACGTGGCGGCGGGCGCCCCCTCGGTGCCGGTCTTCTCGACCGTGTACGGGCGGGTCATGGGCGGCGAGGAGCGCATGGACGCCGACTACTGGGCAGAGCAGATCACCGCGCCGGTGCGGTTCGCCGACGCCGCCGCCGAACTCTTCTCGTCCGGCGTCACCCACATCGTCGAGATCGGCCCGCGCGCCGTGCTCACCCCCATGCTCGCCCGGCTCAGGCCGGCCGACGCGGACCCGGTGAGCTGCCTCGCCGCCCACCCCGGCGACCGCGCGCCCCGCCACCCGCTGCACCATCTGCTCGGGCAGCTGTGGAGCGCCGGGGCCGATCCCACCTGGGACAGCCTGTACCCGGACGCGGACCGCGTGCCGCGCCGGCTGCCGCCGTACGTCTTCGACGACAGCTTCCGCGCCTGGCGCTCCGCCACCGCCCCCGAACCGGCCGCGCCCCACCTCCCCGCCGTGCAGGCGGCGGCCGCGCGAGGGCCGATGGCGGACCGCGCCGACACGTGCCCGCCGACCCCGGACGGCGGTTCCCCCCACGGGGTGTCCGAGGTGACGCGCCGTCTGGTGTGCCGGGTCGGCGGGCACGACCCCTCGGCGGTACGGGACCGCTCCCGCCTCGCCGAGGACCTCGGCTTCGACTCGATCCAGGTCATGGAGCTCAAGACCCGCATCGAGAACGAGCTGCCCGAGCTCGGCAGCCTGCCCGTCGATGAGCTGCTCGCGAGCCTGGAGACGGTGGGCGACCTCGCCCGCTATCTGGGCGAGCGCCTCCTCGTACCGACTGCCCCGACCGCACCGTCCGCCCCGGAAGGACCGCGCACATGA
- a CDS encoding 3-oxoacyl-ACP synthase III family protein: protein MSPSPAPVAHLVSVGTCLPGEPVDNATLAKLVGVDEQWAEMFIGNVSRHFAVDLATGQVRHSLADIAATAADRALAAAGLEAVDIDCVVMGTATPDQLMPATVNLVADRLGIDNVPTYQLQSGCAGAVQALDVARTLLLAGRCSTVLVIGGDVCAKHLETDFDPGSRTPGELVNYILFGDGAGAAVLSAESFGERVEIRQVLNRLVGLGKAPGQVIDWFGLGDRHSDRVAVSEDYKAIEAAVPVLATQMFWELIGDVGWTADQVDYLLPPQLSGRMSDRISDAMPAPLAQRVNVVRTVGNNGNALPFLQLAELLGQWQGGGRAVTVAVESSKWIKSGIALERA from the coding sequence ATGAGTCCGTCACCCGCTCCCGTCGCCCACCTGGTCTCGGTCGGCACCTGCCTGCCGGGGGAACCGGTGGACAACGCCACCCTGGCCAAGCTCGTCGGTGTCGACGAGCAGTGGGCCGAGATGTTCATCGGCAACGTCAGCCGGCACTTCGCCGTCGACCTGGCGACCGGCCAGGTCCGCCACTCCCTCGCGGACATCGCGGCGACCGCGGCGGACCGGGCGCTGGCCGCGGCGGGCCTGGAGGCCGTCGACATCGACTGCGTCGTCATGGGCACCGCCACCCCGGACCAGCTGATGCCCGCCACCGTCAACCTGGTCGCGGACCGCCTCGGCATCGACAACGTGCCCACCTACCAGCTCCAGTCCGGCTGCGCCGGAGCCGTACAGGCACTCGACGTGGCCCGCACCCTGCTCCTCGCCGGGCGCTGCTCGACGGTCCTGGTGATCGGCGGCGACGTCTGCGCCAAGCACCTGGAGACGGACTTCGACCCCGGCTCGCGCACTCCCGGCGAGCTCGTCAACTACATCCTGTTCGGCGACGGGGCGGGCGCGGCCGTGCTCAGCGCCGAGTCCTTCGGGGAGCGCGTGGAGATCCGCCAGGTCCTCAACCGCCTGGTGGGCCTGGGCAAGGCGCCCGGCCAGGTCATCGACTGGTTCGGCCTGGGCGACCGGCACAGCGACCGCGTCGCGGTCTCCGAGGACTACAAGGCGATCGAGGCGGCGGTGCCGGTCCTCGCCACCCAGATGTTCTGGGAGCTCATCGGGGACGTCGGCTGGACGGCCGACCAGGTGGACTATCTGCTGCCGCCCCAGCTCTCCGGCCGGATGAGCGACCGCATCTCCGACGCGATGCCCGCCCCGCTCGCCCAGCGCGTCAACGTGGTGCGCACGGTCGGCAACAACGGCAACGCCCTGCCCTTCCTCCAGCTCGCCGAGCTGCTCGGCCAGTGGCAGGGCGGCGGGCGGGCGGTCACCGTCGCCGTGGAGTCCAGCAAGTGGATCAAGTCCGGCATCGCCCTGGAGCGCGCATGA